From Triticum urartu cultivar G1812 chromosome 2, Tu2.1, whole genome shotgun sequence, a single genomic window includes:
- the LOC125535787 gene encoding endo-1,4-beta-xylanase 1-like isoform X1, translated as MMRRCGWLSLLCRPRRGGRAAVLPPPNPDPPPPQPKGEENHSASDKVIMENILPNGDFSEDLCLWHSNGCHAFVAVEGSGYHNGIKPHSGSKYAVVTHRTQTWQGLEQVLENISAGTKYIVTAYVRVHGEFHEPVGVQATLKLEGEGSPTNYHSIARILASQECWEKLEGSFELTTIPSRLVFYLEGPPAGVDLLIDSVTISCKKAESKTSSLIGGTANIILNCDFSDGLQSWHPICCHAYVASQWSGFLDGIRGDSGENYAVVSKRTEPWQGLEQDITDRVSAGTVYAVSARVRVDGNIHGKAEVKATLRLQNPDGSTHYNPIGRVLASKEKWEKLEGSFSLTNMPKSVVFYLEGPPAGADLIIDSVTIARSEQKQPKEVKSISGVETIIKNPQFAEGLSNWSGRGCNICRHEFTAYGNVKPVNGSYFASATGRVHSWNGIQQDITGRVQRKVSYEISSPVRIFGSANETEVRATLWVQEYGREQYLCISKNQASDKRWTHLKGKFILHAPFSKVVLFIEGPPAGIDILVDGLVLSPARKLDAAPRPKIENVLYGANIMQNSACSRGLAGWSPMGSCRLSIHTESPHMLSSILKDPSNQKHISGRYILATNRTDVWMGPSQVITDKLKLHTTYRVSAWVRAGSGGHGRHHVNVCLGVDDQWVNGGQIEADGDQWYEIKGAFKLEKKPSKVIAYVQGPPPGVDIRVMGLQIYPVDRKARFEYLKDKSDKVRKRDIVLKFQGLDAANVFGSALRIQQTENSFAFGSCINRSNIENEDLADFFVKNFNWAVFENELKWYWTEAEQGKINYKDSDELLKFCQKHNKQVRGHCLFWEVEDSVQPWLRSLHGHHLMAAVQGRLQSLLSRYKGQFKHHDVNNEMLHGSFYQDRLGTDIRAHMFREAHKLDPSAVLFVNDYNVEDGCDSKSTPEKFVEQIVDLQERGAPVGGIGVQGHISHPVGDIICDSLDKLAILGLPIWITELDVSAENEHIRADDLEVCLRECFAHAAVEGVVLWGFWETFMFRNHAHLVDADGTINETGKRYLALKQEWLTKTDGDVDHHGEFKFRGYHGSYTVEVATPSGKVTRSFVVDKENPVQVVTLNI; from the exons ATGATGCGGCGCTGCGGGTGGCTTTCGCTTCTCTGCCGCCCCCGCCGGGGTGGCCGCGCCGCCGTCTTGCCGCCGCCCAACCCAGATCCACCGCCTCCCCAGCCCAAG GGAGAGGAGAATCACAGCGCTTCTGACAAAGTTATCATGGAGAACATTCTACCAAACGGTGATTTTTCTGAAGATCTATGTTTATGGCATTCGAACGGCTGCCATGCGTTTGTTGCCGTTGAAGGGTCTGGTTACCATAATGGTATAAAGCCACATTCAGGCTCTAAATATGCTGTGGTTACTCATCGCACACAGACCTGGCAAGGGCTTGAGCAGGTCTTAGAAAACATTAGTGCCGGTACCAAATATATTGTTACTGCCTATGTTAGAGTTCATGGGGAATTTCATGAGCCTGTTGGAGTCCAGGCCACGCTAAAACTTGAGGGAGAGGGGTCTCCTACCAACTACCATTCCATTGCAAG GATTTTGGCCTCACAAGAATGCTGGGAGAAGTTGGAAGGTTCGTTTGAGCTTACAACTATACCAAGCCGTTTGGTGTTTTATCTTGAAGGCCCCCCTGCTGGTGTAGACTTGCTCATAGATTCAGTTACCATTTCCTGCAAG AAAGCAGAGAGCAAGACTTCTTCATTGATTGGTGGAACAGCAAATATCATTTTAAATTGTGATTTTTCCGACGGCCTTCAATCATGGCATCCTATCTGCTGCCACGCGTATGTGGCATCACAATGGTCTGGTTTCCTTGATGGTATTAGAGGGGACTCGGGAGAGAATTATGCTGTTGTTTCAAAGAGAACTGAACCCTGGCAAGGTCTCGAACAAGATATTACAGACAGAGTATCTGCTGGTACAGTATATGCAGTTTCGGCGCGTGTTAGAGTTGATGGGAATATCCATGGCAAAGCTGAAGTCAAAGCAACCCTGAGGTTGCAAAATCCAGATGGATCAACACACTACAATCCTATTGGAAG AGTACTAGCCTCAAAAGAAAAGTGGGAGAAGTTGGAAGGTTCTTTTTCTTTGACAAATATGCCAAAATCCGTGGTTTTTTACCTTGAAGGGCCTCCTGCTGGGGCGGATCTTATTATTGATTCTGTTACTATTGCTAGATCTGAACAGAAGCAGCCAAAG GAAGTAAAATCAATAAGTGGAGTCGAGACTATTATCAAGAATCCTCAGTTTGCAGAAGGGTTAAGCAATTGGTCTGGACGAGGATGTAATATCTGCAGGCATGAGTTCACTGCATATGGGAATGTAAAGCCCGTAAATGGCAGCTACTTTGCTTCAGCAACTGGACGGGTTCACAGTTGGAATGGCATACAGCAAGATATCACAGGCAGAGTGCAGAGAAAAGTTTCTTACGAGATTAGTTCTCCTGTTCGCATATTTGGCAGTGCTAATGAGACTGAAGTTCGGGCTACTTTGTGGGTACAAGAATATGGCCGTGAGCAATATCTATGCATTTCAAA AAACCAGGCCTCTGATAAGCGCTGGACACATTTGAAAGGAAAGTTTATCCTTCATGCTCCCTTCTCCAAAGTTGTCCTCTTTATAGAGGGGCCACCAGCAGGAATTGACATCCTTGTAGATGGCCTTGTTCTATCTCCTGCAAGAAAACTTGATGCTGCTCCACGCCCAAAAATTGAG AATGTTCTGTATGGAGCTAATATCATGCAGAATAGCGCTTGCTCTCGCGGGCTTGCTGGGTGGAGTCCTATGGGTTCATGTCGATTGAGTATCCATACCGAATCACCCCATATGCTATCTTCCATCCTGAAGGACCCCTCTAATCAGAAACATATAAGTGGTCGCTATATCCTTGCTACAAACCGCACTGATGTGTGGATGGGCCCTTCTCAGGTGATAACAGACAAGTTAAAGCTACACACTACTTACAGAGTCTCTGCCTGGGTACGAGCTGGCTCTGGAGGACATGGCCGTCACCATGTCAATGTTTGTCTTGGTGTAGATGACCAATGGGTTAATGGTGGGCAAATAGAAGCTGATGGGGATCAATGGTATGAAATCAAAGGAGCATTCAAGCTTGAAAAGAAGCCATCTAAAGTTATTGCATATGTTCAGGGTCCCCCTCCGGGTGTTGATATCCGAGTCATGGGTCTCCAAATTTATCCAGTTGATAGGAAAGCACGTTTTGAGTATCTTAAGGACAAATCAGATAAG GTAAGGAAGCGTGATATTGTTCTGAAGTTCCAAGGATTAGATGCTGCGAATGTTTTCGGTTCAGCTCTCAGGATACAACAGACTGAGAACAGTTTTGCATTTGGGTCATGCATAAACCGAAGTAACATTGAGAATGAGGATCTTGCTGATTTCTTCGTGAAGAATTTTAATTGGGCTGTATTTGAGAACGAACTGAAGTGGTACTGGACAGAGGCGGAACAAGGGAAGATAAATTATAAAGACTCCGACGAGTTGCTTAAATTCTGTCAGAAACATAACAAACAAGTTCGTGGCCACTGCTTATTCTGGGAAGTGGAAGATTCAGTGCAGCCATGGCTTCGATCACTGCATGGACACCACTTGATGGCTGCTGTACAAGGTCGTTTACAGAGCCTACTGTCAAGGTACAAAGGCCAGTTTAAACATCATGATGTTAACAACGAGATGCTTCATGGATCTTTTTACCAAGATAGGCTTGGGACGGATATCAGAGCTCACATGTTCAGGGAAGCCCATAAGCTTGACCCTTCAGCAGTCCTCTTTGTCAACGACTACAACGTCGAAGATGGATGCGATTCGAAATCCACCCCAGAAAAGTTTGTGGAGCAGATTGTCGATCTCCAAGAGCGGGGCGCCCCAGTTGGTGGGATCGGCGTGCAAGGTCATatcagccatccagtgggagatATCATCTGTGATTCTCTAGATAAGCTAGCGATACTGGGTCTCCCTATTTGGATCACTGAACTGGATGTCTCGGCGGAGAACGAACACATCCGAGCGGATGATCTCGAGGTGTGCCTCCGTGAATGCTTCGCCCATGCCGCTGTGGAGGGGGTGGTCCTCTGGGGGTTCTGGGAGACGTTCATGTTTCGGAATCATGCTCACCTGGTCGATGCTGATGGAACAATCAACGAGACCGGCAAAAGGTACCTTGCTCTGAAGCAGGAGTGGTTGACCAAAACTGATGGTGACGTCGATCACCATGGGGAGTTCAAATTCAGAGGCTACCATGGGTCATACACCGTAGAGGTAGCGACGCCCTCGGGGAAGGTGACTCGATCATTTGTTGTTGACAAGGAGAACCCTGTGCAGGTGGTTACCTTGAACATTTAG
- the LOC125535787 gene encoding endo-1,4-beta-xylanase 1-like isoform X2 has translation MENILPNGDFSEDLCLWHSNGCHAFVAVEGSGYHNGIKPHSGSKYAVVTHRTQTWQGLEQVLENISAGTKYIVTAYVRVHGEFHEPVGVQATLKLEGEGSPTNYHSIARILASQECWEKLEGSFELTTIPSRLVFYLEGPPAGVDLLIDSVTISCKKAESKTSSLIGGTANIILNCDFSDGLQSWHPICCHAYVASQWSGFLDGIRGDSGENYAVVSKRTEPWQGLEQDITDRVSAGTVYAVSARVRVDGNIHGKAEVKATLRLQNPDGSTHYNPIGRVLASKEKWEKLEGSFSLTNMPKSVVFYLEGPPAGADLIIDSVTIARSEQKQPKEVKSISGVETIIKNPQFAEGLSNWSGRGCNICRHEFTAYGNVKPVNGSYFASATGRVHSWNGIQQDITGRVQRKVSYEISSPVRIFGSANETEVRATLWVQEYGREQYLCISKNQASDKRWTHLKGKFILHAPFSKVVLFIEGPPAGIDILVDGLVLSPARKLDAAPRPKIENVLYGANIMQNSACSRGLAGWSPMGSCRLSIHTESPHMLSSILKDPSNQKHISGRYILATNRTDVWMGPSQVITDKLKLHTTYRVSAWVRAGSGGHGRHHVNVCLGVDDQWVNGGQIEADGDQWYEIKGAFKLEKKPSKVIAYVQGPPPGVDIRVMGLQIYPVDRKARFEYLKDKSDKVRKRDIVLKFQGLDAANVFGSALRIQQTENSFAFGSCINRSNIENEDLADFFVKNFNWAVFENELKWYWTEAEQGKINYKDSDELLKFCQKHNKQVRGHCLFWEVEDSVQPWLRSLHGHHLMAAVQGRLQSLLSRYKGQFKHHDVNNEMLHGSFYQDRLGTDIRAHMFREAHKLDPSAVLFVNDYNVEDGCDSKSTPEKFVEQIVDLQERGAPVGGIGVQGHISHPVGDIICDSLDKLAILGLPIWITELDVSAENEHIRADDLEVCLRECFAHAAVEGVVLWGFWETFMFRNHAHLVDADGTINETGKRYLALKQEWLTKTDGDVDHHGEFKFRGYHGSYTVEVATPSGKVTRSFVVDKENPVQVVTLNI, from the exons ATGGAGAACATTCTACCAAACGGTGATTTTTCTGAAGATCTATGTTTATGGCATTCGAACGGCTGCCATGCGTTTGTTGCCGTTGAAGGGTCTGGTTACCATAATGGTATAAAGCCACATTCAGGCTCTAAATATGCTGTGGTTACTCATCGCACACAGACCTGGCAAGGGCTTGAGCAGGTCTTAGAAAACATTAGTGCCGGTACCAAATATATTGTTACTGCCTATGTTAGAGTTCATGGGGAATTTCATGAGCCTGTTGGAGTCCAGGCCACGCTAAAACTTGAGGGAGAGGGGTCTCCTACCAACTACCATTCCATTGCAAG GATTTTGGCCTCACAAGAATGCTGGGAGAAGTTGGAAGGTTCGTTTGAGCTTACAACTATACCAAGCCGTTTGGTGTTTTATCTTGAAGGCCCCCCTGCTGGTGTAGACTTGCTCATAGATTCAGTTACCATTTCCTGCAAG AAAGCAGAGAGCAAGACTTCTTCATTGATTGGTGGAACAGCAAATATCATTTTAAATTGTGATTTTTCCGACGGCCTTCAATCATGGCATCCTATCTGCTGCCACGCGTATGTGGCATCACAATGGTCTGGTTTCCTTGATGGTATTAGAGGGGACTCGGGAGAGAATTATGCTGTTGTTTCAAAGAGAACTGAACCCTGGCAAGGTCTCGAACAAGATATTACAGACAGAGTATCTGCTGGTACAGTATATGCAGTTTCGGCGCGTGTTAGAGTTGATGGGAATATCCATGGCAAAGCTGAAGTCAAAGCAACCCTGAGGTTGCAAAATCCAGATGGATCAACACACTACAATCCTATTGGAAG AGTACTAGCCTCAAAAGAAAAGTGGGAGAAGTTGGAAGGTTCTTTTTCTTTGACAAATATGCCAAAATCCGTGGTTTTTTACCTTGAAGGGCCTCCTGCTGGGGCGGATCTTATTATTGATTCTGTTACTATTGCTAGATCTGAACAGAAGCAGCCAAAG GAAGTAAAATCAATAAGTGGAGTCGAGACTATTATCAAGAATCCTCAGTTTGCAGAAGGGTTAAGCAATTGGTCTGGACGAGGATGTAATATCTGCAGGCATGAGTTCACTGCATATGGGAATGTAAAGCCCGTAAATGGCAGCTACTTTGCTTCAGCAACTGGACGGGTTCACAGTTGGAATGGCATACAGCAAGATATCACAGGCAGAGTGCAGAGAAAAGTTTCTTACGAGATTAGTTCTCCTGTTCGCATATTTGGCAGTGCTAATGAGACTGAAGTTCGGGCTACTTTGTGGGTACAAGAATATGGCCGTGAGCAATATCTATGCATTTCAAA AAACCAGGCCTCTGATAAGCGCTGGACACATTTGAAAGGAAAGTTTATCCTTCATGCTCCCTTCTCCAAAGTTGTCCTCTTTATAGAGGGGCCACCAGCAGGAATTGACATCCTTGTAGATGGCCTTGTTCTATCTCCTGCAAGAAAACTTGATGCTGCTCCACGCCCAAAAATTGAG AATGTTCTGTATGGAGCTAATATCATGCAGAATAGCGCTTGCTCTCGCGGGCTTGCTGGGTGGAGTCCTATGGGTTCATGTCGATTGAGTATCCATACCGAATCACCCCATATGCTATCTTCCATCCTGAAGGACCCCTCTAATCAGAAACATATAAGTGGTCGCTATATCCTTGCTACAAACCGCACTGATGTGTGGATGGGCCCTTCTCAGGTGATAACAGACAAGTTAAAGCTACACACTACTTACAGAGTCTCTGCCTGGGTACGAGCTGGCTCTGGAGGACATGGCCGTCACCATGTCAATGTTTGTCTTGGTGTAGATGACCAATGGGTTAATGGTGGGCAAATAGAAGCTGATGGGGATCAATGGTATGAAATCAAAGGAGCATTCAAGCTTGAAAAGAAGCCATCTAAAGTTATTGCATATGTTCAGGGTCCCCCTCCGGGTGTTGATATCCGAGTCATGGGTCTCCAAATTTATCCAGTTGATAGGAAAGCACGTTTTGAGTATCTTAAGGACAAATCAGATAAG GTAAGGAAGCGTGATATTGTTCTGAAGTTCCAAGGATTAGATGCTGCGAATGTTTTCGGTTCAGCTCTCAGGATACAACAGACTGAGAACAGTTTTGCATTTGGGTCATGCATAAACCGAAGTAACATTGAGAATGAGGATCTTGCTGATTTCTTCGTGAAGAATTTTAATTGGGCTGTATTTGAGAACGAACTGAAGTGGTACTGGACAGAGGCGGAACAAGGGAAGATAAATTATAAAGACTCCGACGAGTTGCTTAAATTCTGTCAGAAACATAACAAACAAGTTCGTGGCCACTGCTTATTCTGGGAAGTGGAAGATTCAGTGCAGCCATGGCTTCGATCACTGCATGGACACCACTTGATGGCTGCTGTACAAGGTCGTTTACAGAGCCTACTGTCAAGGTACAAAGGCCAGTTTAAACATCATGATGTTAACAACGAGATGCTTCATGGATCTTTTTACCAAGATAGGCTTGGGACGGATATCAGAGCTCACATGTTCAGGGAAGCCCATAAGCTTGACCCTTCAGCAGTCCTCTTTGTCAACGACTACAACGTCGAAGATGGATGCGATTCGAAATCCACCCCAGAAAAGTTTGTGGAGCAGATTGTCGATCTCCAAGAGCGGGGCGCCCCAGTTGGTGGGATCGGCGTGCAAGGTCATatcagccatccagtgggagatATCATCTGTGATTCTCTAGATAAGCTAGCGATACTGGGTCTCCCTATTTGGATCACTGAACTGGATGTCTCGGCGGAGAACGAACACATCCGAGCGGATGATCTCGAGGTGTGCCTCCGTGAATGCTTCGCCCATGCCGCTGTGGAGGGGGTGGTCCTCTGGGGGTTCTGGGAGACGTTCATGTTTCGGAATCATGCTCACCTGGTCGATGCTGATGGAACAATCAACGAGACCGGCAAAAGGTACCTTGCTCTGAAGCAGGAGTGGTTGACCAAAACTGATGGTGACGTCGATCACCATGGGGAGTTCAAATTCAGAGGCTACCATGGGTCATACACCGTAGAGGTAGCGACGCCCTCGGGGAAGGTGACTCGATCATTTGTTGTTGACAAGGAGAACCCTGTGCAGGTGGTTACCTTGAACATTTAG